In Paralcaligenes sp. KSB-10, the following are encoded in one genomic region:
- a CDS encoding acetate--CoA ligase family protein, with the protein MQDTRNNKQASFAKALLEPESIALIGASSNSKKNTARPFRFMRKHGFKGLVFPINATSPEIFGEKSYASVCDVPQNIDHAFIMISSEHVEAALRDCASKSIPVVTIYSDGFGETGPEGQVKQARLLELARSLGIRILGPNSIGVANIQTGGIISVNAAFEMNTLIPGRISLVSQSGSMMGSLLSRAGGRGFGFAKTVSVGNESDISVGEVVDALVDDKQTTVILLFLETLRDTPSLSRALSRARLAGKPVIAYKLGRSAQGDALSQSHTGAIAGNDAAVDAYFDKYGVMRVDMLETLFEMAPLAERYHSARLHTRPSRASRVAVITTTGGGAATVVDNLGLHNIEAVPPPPDFITHMKSRGLALRETPVIDLTLAATGEQYKDLLEQLLQSDWCDAVLSVAGSSAQFHPELVVKPLVDASKPADKPLIAFLAPEAAVSLSLLQQHGIATFRTPEACADALRAFLKPAPHYQDETAEAVAWPDHLPTSGNLNEPEANSLFSLLGIETAQSTLLQGADTAHDVPYPIVLKIVSRDILHKTEAGGVVTGLEDDQALRAALPALVKAVKHHQPDAKIDGMLVQKMESRLIELMLGYRHDPLVGPIIVLSAGGIAAELMPDYATRLAPIGLNDARDMIDEVRHTKLVRGFRGLPQADCGVLAQAIVDFSKLALLPGQPIAEAEINPLFIQAQRVVAVDGVVRLRFNP; encoded by the coding sequence ATGCAAGACACCCGCAACAATAAACAAGCATCCTTCGCCAAAGCCCTGCTGGAACCCGAATCGATCGCACTGATCGGAGCATCCAGCAATAGCAAAAAGAATACCGCCCGGCCTTTCAGGTTCATGCGCAAGCATGGTTTCAAAGGCCTGGTTTTCCCGATCAATGCCACAAGCCCGGAAATCTTCGGTGAAAAATCCTATGCCTCGGTATGCGACGTGCCGCAAAACATTGATCATGCCTTCATCATGATTTCCAGCGAGCATGTGGAAGCCGCTCTCAGGGACTGCGCCAGCAAAAGCATCCCGGTAGTCACCATTTATTCCGACGGCTTTGGCGAAACGGGTCCTGAAGGCCAGGTAAAGCAGGCACGGCTTCTCGAACTGGCTCGAAGCTTGGGCATACGCATCCTGGGACCCAACAGCATAGGTGTCGCCAATATCCAGACCGGCGGAATTATTTCCGTGAATGCCGCCTTTGAAATGAATACGCTGATACCGGGCCGCATAAGCCTGGTTTCGCAAAGCGGCTCAATGATGGGTTCCTTGCTGTCGCGCGCCGGAGGCCGAGGTTTCGGCTTCGCCAAAACCGTTTCGGTAGGCAACGAAAGCGATATTTCGGTGGGCGAAGTCGTCGATGCCCTGGTCGACGACAAACAAACAACTGTCATCCTGCTCTTTCTGGAAACCCTGCGTGATACCCCCTCGTTAAGCCGCGCCTTATCGCGGGCTCGCCTGGCAGGCAAGCCTGTCATCGCCTATAAATTGGGCCGTTCGGCGCAAGGGGATGCCTTGTCACAGTCCCATACCGGCGCAATCGCGGGCAACGATGCCGCGGTCGATGCGTACTTTGACAAATACGGTGTAATGCGCGTGGATATGCTGGAAACGCTGTTCGAAATGGCTCCTCTGGCCGAACGCTATCATTCCGCCAGATTGCATACAAGGCCATCCCGGGCATCTCGTGTCGCGGTCATTACCACGACTGGCGGCGGCGCCGCCACAGTGGTCGATAATCTGGGCCTGCACAATATCGAAGCGGTGCCGCCGCCGCCCGACTTCATCACGCATATGAAAAGCAGAGGCCTGGCGCTGCGAGAAACGCCAGTCATCGATCTGACACTTGCCGCCACCGGCGAACAGTACAAAGACTTGCTGGAGCAGTTGCTTCAGTCCGACTGGTGCGACGCAGTATTGAGTGTCGCAGGATCTTCGGCGCAATTTCACCCTGAGCTCGTCGTCAAACCGCTGGTTGACGCGTCCAAGCCCGCCGACAAACCGCTGATCGCGTTTCTGGCGCCGGAAGCAGCTGTCTCTCTAAGTCTGCTGCAGCAGCACGGAATCGCCACTTTCCGCACCCCAGAGGCCTGTGCCGATGCCCTGCGCGCCTTCCTGAAGCCCGCGCCGCACTACCAGGACGAAACCGCCGAGGCCGTCGCCTGGCCGGACCACCTGCCCACGTCGGGGAATTTGAACGAGCCCGAGGCAAACTCTCTGTTTTCCCTGCTGGGCATTGAAACGGCGCAAAGCACGCTTCTGCAAGGTGCCGACACGGCTCACGACGTACCCTACCCGATTGTTCTAAAAATCGTTTCACGCGACATCCTGCACAAAACCGAAGCAGGTGGTGTCGTAACCGGCCTGGAGGACGATCAGGCGTTGCGTGCGGCGCTGCCGGCACTCGTCAAGGCCGTCAAGCATCACCAGCCAGACGCAAAAATAGACGGAATGCTAGTCCAGAAAATGGAAAGCCGCTTGATCGAATTGATGCTGGGCTATCGGCACGATCCGCTGGTCGGCCCGATCATTGTATTGAGCGCGGGTGGCATTGCCGCCGAATTGATGCCCGACTATGCCACCCGGCTCGCCCCAATCGGCTTGAATGACGCACGCGACATGATCGATGAAGTGCGGCATACAAAACTGGTCAGGGGTTTCCGCGGCCTGCCGCAAGCCGACTGCGGTGTATTGGCCCAAGCCATCGTCGATTTTTCAAAGCTGGCCCTGCTGCCCGGGCAGCCGATTGCCGAAGCCGAAATAAACCCGCTATTCATTCAAGCACAGCGCGTCGTGGCTGTCGACGGCGTCGTGCGCCTACGATTCAACCCCTAA
- a CDS encoding acyl-CoA dehydrogenase family protein, whose translation MDFSLTPEQKDFQSAVYRYADKELRNQAVERAHSLEYPWDVARSMAAQGLLGITIAEADGGIGGTLMDAVIAIETIASVCPRSADVIQAGNFGAIRVLAEYGSAFLKEKYLGPLLQGKALISVGMTEPEAGSAVTELKTSATRDAGGWRINGTKIFTTHGPHANFILAYVRFGPGTQGIGSVLIETDSEGVKLGKRSAFMSDEEWVEIFFDNVHVPDTHVVLGEGGFKKQIAGFNVERIGNTSRSLALGRYAYEEAKGWAMQRKQFGKLLCEFQGLQWKFADMRIKLDAAQLLLYRAAQSADTGFPSATETAIAKAYCNQIGFDVANDALQVMGGMGYSRESLVEYCVRRCRGWMIAGGSIEILKNRIAEGIFERSFSQRPATRSPA comes from the coding sequence ATGGATTTTTCTTTAACTCCCGAACAGAAAGACTTCCAGTCGGCGGTCTACCGCTACGCTGACAAAGAACTGCGCAATCAGGCGGTCGAACGCGCCCACTCGCTTGAGTATCCATGGGACGTGGCCCGATCTATGGCTGCGCAAGGCCTGCTGGGCATCACTATCGCGGAAGCCGATGGCGGCATAGGCGGCACGCTGATGGATGCGGTTATCGCAATCGAAACCATCGCCTCGGTGTGTCCCCGTAGCGCCGATGTGATCCAGGCAGGTAATTTTGGAGCTATACGGGTTCTTGCCGAATACGGTTCCGCCTTTTTAAAGGAAAAGTACCTGGGCCCGCTGCTGCAGGGCAAAGCGCTTATCTCTGTGGGCATGACGGAACCCGAGGCGGGCTCCGCTGTTACGGAATTAAAAACCAGCGCCACCCGGGACGCAGGCGGCTGGCGCATAAATGGCACGAAGATCTTCACCACTCACGGGCCTCACGCCAACTTCATTCTGGCCTATGTCCGTTTCGGTCCAGGCACTCAAGGCATAGGCTCGGTTCTGATTGAAACCGATTCGGAAGGCGTAAAGCTGGGCAAGCGCTCGGCGTTCATGTCCGACGAGGAATGGGTGGAAATATTTTTCGATAATGTCCATGTACCTGACACGCACGTCGTGTTGGGCGAAGGCGGCTTTAAAAAGCAGATTGCCGGGTTTAACGTCGAACGCATTGGCAATACCTCGCGCTCCCTGGCCCTGGGTCGATACGCGTACGAAGAGGCCAAAGGCTGGGCCATGCAACGCAAGCAGTTCGGAAAGCTTTTATGCGAGTTCCAGGGTCTGCAATGGAAGTTTGCCGACATGCGTATCAAGCTCGATGCCGCCCAGTTGCTGTTGTATCGCGCGGCCCAGAGCGCCGACACCGGATTTCCGTCAGCCACGGAAACCGCGATTGCCAAGGCCTATTGCAATCAGATCGGCTTTGATGTGGCCAACGATGCATTGCAGGTCATGGGGGGCATGGGATATAGCCGGGAATCGCTGGTGGAGTATTGCGTGCGCCGGTGCCGCGGCTGGATGATCGCTGGCGGGTCTATAGAAATTCTTAAAAACAGAATAGCCGAAGGCATATTCGAACGCAGTTTTTCTCAACGCCCAGCGACACGGTCGCCTGCTTAG
- a CDS encoding NAD(P)-dependent oxidoreductase, with product MVQKKIHLLASSEAIELINAKDPGFLSRHIDSIVLYSPGELPDARQSDKVNVALLSRDITGASTKHRVLPPLAAFSSLLLSARSLQWLHTHSAGTDRPIYQDLKAQDVAITTSTGANAAIVAQSALAAVLALNRKFKLLQAAQAARAWRPLMGEYLPKDLAGQSAVVVGWGQIGRKIAAYLQLLDIEVTAVRRNPSTAENQGGFNAVKMISYSEFKKNTVQHDWLILACPLTETTFKIISRQFISGLSDRTHIINVSRGDVIDEPALVEALKGNKLAGAYLDVFAHEPLGRDSELWDAPNTIVSPHSAGHASGNYGRAIDIFMKNIPLWLEGKPLINVAF from the coding sequence ATGGTTCAGAAAAAAATTCACCTGCTAGCCTCGTCAGAGGCCATAGAATTGATCAACGCCAAAGACCCCGGTTTCCTTTCACGGCATATTGATTCCATTGTGCTCTATTCCCCAGGCGAGTTGCCGGATGCCAGGCAGTCCGACAAGGTTAATGTTGCATTGCTGTCCAGGGACATAACAGGCGCCTCGACCAAGCATCGTGTACTGCCGCCTCTGGCCGCCTTCAGCTCTTTATTGCTGTCGGCCAGGAGCCTGCAATGGCTGCATACTCATTCCGCGGGAACCGATAGGCCCATCTATCAGGATTTGAAGGCACAGGATGTCGCGATCACGACGTCGACGGGGGCAAATGCGGCAATCGTCGCACAGAGCGCGCTGGCGGCGGTCTTGGCCTTGAACCGGAAATTCAAATTGCTGCAGGCGGCGCAAGCTGCCAGGGCATGGCGGCCCTTGATGGGAGAATATTTGCCTAAAGACCTGGCAGGGCAGTCGGCCGTGGTTGTCGGCTGGGGCCAGATAGGCCGGAAAATAGCGGCGTATCTGCAATTGCTCGACATTGAAGTCACAGCGGTCCGGCGCAATCCATCGACGGCGGAAAACCAGGGGGGCTTCAATGCGGTGAAGATGATCTCTTACTCCGAGTTCAAGAAAAATACGGTTCAGCATGACTGGCTGATTCTGGCGTGCCCTTTGACTGAAACAACGTTTAAAATAATAAGCAGACAGTTCATATCCGGGCTATCCGACCGCACCCACATTATCAATGTGTCGCGCGGCGATGTGATCGACGAGCCGGCTCTTGTAGAAGCCTTGAAAGGCAACAAGCTCGCGGGAGCGTATCTGGACGTATTTGCTCACGAGCCGCTCGGGCGGGATTCCGAACTATGGGATGCGCCAAATACGATAGTCTCACCCCATTCCGCGGGGCATGCGTCGGGCAATTACGGCAGGGCCATCGATATCTTCATGAAGAATATTCCGCTATGGCTTGAGGGCAAGCCTTTGATCAACGTGGCGTTCTAA
- a CDS encoding LysR family transcriptional regulator — MKKLDIPTLEIFVAAVEEKSLSKAAERENLVTSAVSKRMTELERHLGKAVLLRHGRGVDPTPAGILLYQRAKSLLRHVKLTEKAINEFTSDGVAKIRLLANPSTVLQFLPIEMKSFLAKSKNISIDLVESHSYDIPRLVADDQADLGIYHADYPASGILSYPYKKDRVGLVVPNGHPLSNATELFLEDALEYDLLGYFPRHSLGQFLDYVGKSISRPPIVKLQVSNFETRCRMIQEGLGLGIVPQNIAKNYLSQMGLVFINLRDTWAERQFYLCVNNDSKDTDAVQKLIKHLI; from the coding sequence ATGAAAAAATTGGATATTCCCACCCTGGAGATTTTTGTTGCCGCGGTGGAGGAAAAGAGCTTATCGAAAGCGGCGGAGCGCGAGAACCTGGTTACGTCCGCGGTCAGCAAACGCATGACGGAACTTGAACGCCACCTGGGCAAGGCGGTGTTGTTGCGCCACGGACGGGGTGTCGACCCGACCCCGGCGGGAATACTGCTTTACCAGCGCGCCAAGTCTCTTTTGCGCCACGTCAAGCTCACTGAAAAGGCGATCAACGAATTTACCAGCGATGGCGTGGCAAAAATAAGGCTGCTGGCCAACCCTTCCACGGTGCTGCAGTTCCTGCCCATCGAGATGAAAAGCTTTTTGGCCAAAAGCAAGAACATCAGCATCGATCTCGTTGAAAGCCATAGTTATGACATTCCTCGCCTGGTTGCCGATGACCAGGCGGATCTCGGAATCTATCATGCCGACTATCCCGCCTCGGGGATACTTTCGTATCCCTACAAAAAAGACCGTGTCGGGCTCGTTGTGCCCAACGGCCATCCTTTGTCGAACGCGACCGAGCTTTTTCTAGAAGATGCGCTGGAGTATGACTTGTTGGGTTATTTCCCACGTCATTCCCTGGGGCAGTTCCTGGACTATGTGGGCAAGTCTATTTCCAGGCCGCCCATCGTAAAACTGCAGGTGTCGAATTTCGAGACGCGTTGCCGCATGATCCAGGAAGGCTTGGGGCTGGGCATAGTCCCGCAAAATATAGCCAAGAATTATTTAAGCCAGATGGGTCTGGTATTTATCAATCTGCGCGATACCTGGGCCGAACGGCAATTTTATCTTTGCGTCAATAATGACTCCAAAGATACCGACGCTGTACAGAAGCTTATCAAGCACCTTATATAA
- a CDS encoding alpha-hydroxy acid oxidase: MSNSPKITCVEDFRRLAVRRVPRMFYDYADSGSWTEGTYRSNESDFQRLKLRQRVAVDIEKRSIRSTMIGTDVAMPVAIAPTGLTGMQHADGEILGARAAEKFGIPFTLSTMSICSIEDIAAHTHQPFWFQLYVMRDRDFIERLIDRAKAANCSALVLTLDLQVLGQRHKDIKNGLSTPPKPTLVNLLNLMTKPRWCMNMLGTKRRTFGNIVGHAKGVGDLSSLSSWTAEQFDPSLSWGDVEWIKKRWGGKLILKGIMDAEDARCAVDSGADALIVSNHGGRQLDGAPSSISALPHIVEAVGKHIEVWMDGGIRSGQDVLKAIALGAKGTMIGRSFLYSLGAMGEAGVTRCLELIANELDVTMAFCGRTNIRDVDRSILLNADLFDRPGRS, translated from the coding sequence TTGTCCAACTCACCCAAAATCACTTGCGTTGAAGACTTTCGACGGCTGGCCGTGCGCCGCGTACCCAGAATGTTCTACGATTACGCAGATTCTGGTTCCTGGACGGAAGGCACCTACCGCTCGAACGAAAGCGATTTCCAGAGACTGAAGCTGCGGCAACGAGTCGCTGTCGATATCGAAAAGCGCTCCATACGCAGCACCATGATTGGTACAGACGTCGCCATGCCGGTGGCCATTGCCCCTACCGGACTGACCGGCATGCAACATGCCGACGGCGAAATCCTGGGCGCCAGGGCCGCAGAGAAATTCGGCATTCCGTTTACGCTGTCCACCATGAGCATTTGCTCGATTGAAGATATTGCCGCCCATACCCACCAACCCTTCTGGTTCCAGCTGTATGTGATGCGCGATCGCGACTTCATCGAGCGCCTGATAGATCGCGCCAAGGCCGCCAATTGTTCGGCGCTGGTATTGACCCTGGACCTCCAGGTTCTGGGCCAGCGGCACAAAGACATCAAGAATGGCCTGTCGACCCCGCCCAAGCCCACGCTCGTCAATCTGCTCAACCTGATGACCAAGCCGCGCTGGTGCATGAACATGCTGGGTACCAAACGCCGCACTTTTGGAAATATCGTTGGCCATGCCAAGGGAGTGGGCGACCTGTCTTCCCTGTCGTCCTGGACGGCCGAGCAATTCGATCCCAGCCTGAGCTGGGGCGATGTCGAATGGATCAAAAAACGCTGGGGCGGAAAACTCATCCTCAAAGGCATCATGGATGCCGAAGACGCGCGCTGCGCGGTCGATAGCGGCGCCGACGCGTTGATCGTATCGAATCACGGCGGGCGCCAGCTCGACGGCGCACCGTCGTCGATTTCGGCCCTGCCTCATATTGTCGAGGCAGTGGGCAAGCATATTGAAGTCTGGATGGATGGAGGCATACGCTCGGGGCAGGATGTGCTCAAGGCGATAGCGCTGGGCGCGAAAGGCACCATGATAGGCCGGTCGTTCCTTTATTCGCTGGGTGCCATGGGCGAAGCGGGCGTCACGCGCTGCCTGGAACTTATCGCCAACGAACTCGATGTAACCATGGCATTTTGCGGACGTACGAATATCCGCGATGTGGACCGTTCGATCCTGCTGAACGCCGATCTGTTCGACAGGCCAGGCCGGTCCTGA
- a CDS encoding transporter substrate-binding domain-containing protein has product MFGISFKYVVATKALALAGASLIAMTSFAAHAESYLDKIKQRGVIKVGIVVDFPPYGITNAANQPDGYDADVAKLLAKSLGVKLDLIPVTGPNRIPYLLTDKTDVLVASLAITPERVKQVQFSKPYSAASMVLMGPEKTHIKAPADFVNYTIGVPRAGTADLGLMKVAPKGTNIRRFDDDASSLQAMIVGQVDAAGTSSVIAGDIQKRYPGKFQVKYIINEQVMGITMQYKRPELLDAVNKFIKTNIDNGEFNTLFEKWIKMPLPQSVVVASAK; this is encoded by the coding sequence ATGTTTGGAATATCGTTTAAATATGTGGTGGCCACAAAAGCCCTGGCTCTGGCCGGGGCGTCTCTGATTGCCATGACTTCTTTTGCCGCGCATGCCGAGAGCTATCTCGACAAGATCAAGCAGCGTGGCGTGATCAAAGTAGGGATCGTGGTGGATTTTCCTCCCTACGGAATTACCAATGCCGCCAATCAGCCCGATGGCTACGATGCGGATGTGGCCAAGCTGCTGGCCAAGTCCCTGGGGGTCAAGCTCGACCTGATTCCGGTTACAGGCCCCAATCGCATTCCTTATTTGCTGACCGACAAGACCGATGTGCTGGTTGCATCGCTGGCCATTACGCCCGAGCGGGTCAAGCAGGTTCAGTTCTCCAAGCCGTATTCGGCCGCCAGCATGGTCCTGATGGGGCCTGAAAAAACCCATATCAAGGCGCCGGCCGACTTCGTCAACTACACGATAGGCGTCCCGCGTGCCGGCACAGCCGATCTGGGCTTGATGAAAGTGGCGCCCAAAGGCACCAATATCCGTCGCTTTGACGACGACGCCTCGTCGCTGCAGGCCATGATCGTGGGCCAGGTGGATGCCGCCGGAACATCGTCGGTCATCGCCGGGGACATCCAGAAGCGTTATCCGGGAAAATTCCAAGTCAAGTACATCATCAACGAGCAGGTCATGGGCATCACCATGCAGTACAAGCGCCCCGAGCTGCTCGATGCGGTCAACAAATTCATCAAGACCAATATCGATAACGGCGAATTCAATACGTTGTTCGAAAAATGGATAAAAATGCCTTTGCCGCAATCGGTGGTCGTGGCATCGGCCAAATAG
- a CDS encoding fumarylacetoacetate hydrolase family protein, whose translation MKLLRYGPIGSEKPGCLDAQGKVRDLSGKLSDIDARTLSPAQLKTLQAIDIASLPVVANPGRIGVPYSGLGKFICVGLNYSDHAAETGAEVPKEPILFNKWSLPSGPTDPIVMPKGSVKTDWEVELGVVIGTKARYVGLDDALKHVAGYCVVNDVSEREYQIERGGTWDKGKGCDTFGPVGPWLVTADEIADPQNLGMWLDVNGKRFQNGSTKTMIFNVAYLVHYISQFTTLYPGDLISTGTPPGVGLGQKPPLYLKAGDVVRLGIEGLGEQEQKVHAWDAGLLD comes from the coding sequence ATGAAATTATTACGTTATGGCCCAATCGGCAGTGAAAAGCCCGGGTGCCTCGATGCCCAGGGCAAAGTACGCGATTTATCGGGCAAGCTGTCCGATATCGACGCCCGGACCCTCAGCCCGGCACAATTGAAAACATTGCAGGCTATCGACATTGCAAGCCTGCCGGTCGTGGCGAACCCCGGCCGTATCGGCGTTCCGTACTCCGGCCTGGGAAAATTCATTTGCGTAGGCTTGAACTATAGCGATCACGCCGCGGAGACGGGGGCCGAAGTACCCAAGGAACCTATCCTGTTCAACAAGTGGTCCTTGCCGTCCGGCCCGACAGATCCCATCGTCATGCCCAAAGGCTCTGTCAAGACCGACTGGGAGGTCGAGCTTGGCGTGGTCATCGGCACCAAGGCGCGCTATGTCGGCCTGGACGATGCCTTGAAGCATGTGGCGGGTTATTGCGTGGTAAATGATGTCTCCGAGCGCGAATACCAGATCGAACGCGGCGGCACCTGGGACAAGGGCAAGGGCTGCGATACCTTCGGACCGGTGGGTCCGTGGCTCGTTACCGCCGACGAAATCGCCGATCCCCAGAACCTGGGCATGTGGCTGGACGTCAATGGCAAGCGTTTCCAGAACGGCAGCACCAAGACCATGATTTTCAATGTGGCCTATCTGGTCCACTACATCAGCCAGTTCACCACGCTTTATCCCGGAGACCTGATCTCCACAGGCACTCCGCCCGGCGTCGGCCTGGGGCAGAAGCCGCCTCTTTACCTGAAAGCCGGCGATGTGGTGCGCCTGGGCATTGAAGGCCTGGGAGAACAAGAGCAAAAGGTCCATGCCTGGGATGCAGGCTTGCTGGACTGA
- a CDS encoding SDR family oxidoreductase, with product MAGRLAGKVALVTAAGQGIGRATVEQFMAEGAQVIATDINEHLLASLQGCQTRRLDVTKPAEIAALAKELETVDVLFNCAGYVHDGSILNCDLDAWNFSFDLNVTAMYHMIQAFLPGMLQRKRGSIINMSSAASSIKGVPNRFVYGTTKAAVIGLTKSVAADFVSQGIRCNAICPGTVESPSLKGRIASQASKYGKTEQEVHEAFVARQPIGRVGKPQEIAALAVYLASDESSFTTGTTQIIDGGWSN from the coding sequence ATGGCAGGTCGTTTAGCAGGAAAAGTAGCATTGGTGACAGCGGCGGGACAAGGGATCGGTCGGGCGACCGTCGAGCAGTTCATGGCCGAGGGCGCACAGGTCATTGCGACCGATATCAACGAGCACTTGCTGGCCAGCTTGCAGGGTTGCCAGACTCGCCGCCTCGATGTGACCAAGCCGGCGGAAATCGCGGCGCTGGCCAAAGAGCTGGAAACCGTCGATGTGCTGTTCAATTGCGCTGGCTACGTCCACGACGGATCCATCCTGAACTGCGATCTCGATGCCTGGAATTTTTCCTTCGATCTGAATGTCACGGCCATGTACCACATGATCCAGGCATTTTTGCCCGGCATGCTGCAGCGCAAGCGCGGTTCGATCATCAATATGTCGTCGGCGGCTTCCAGTATCAAAGGGGTTCCCAACCGCTTTGTCTATGGCACGACCAAGGCCGCGGTCATTGGCCTGACCAAATCCGTGGCGGCCGATTTCGTGTCTCAGGGCATACGATGCAATGCGATTTGCCCCGGTACGGTCGAGTCTCCTTCACTCAAGGGGCGGATTGCCTCCCAGGCGAGCAAATACGGCAAGACAGAACAGGAAGTGCACGAAGCCTTTGTGGCGCGCCAGCCTATCGGGCGCGTCGGCAAGCCCCAGGAAATTGCCGCCCTGGCTGTGTACCTGGCTTCGGACGAGTCGTCATTCACGACCGGCACGACGCAAATTATTGACGGTGGCTGGTCGAACTAG
- a CDS encoding transporter substrate-binding domain-containing protein, which yields MNVNKTGIKKAVSRALGFGVMAGLLGLASVSAQANDLSTVKANKVIRIAIDLGAPPFGTKDATLKPIGSDVETAELLAKDLGVKLEIVPTTGANRVPFLLTNKADLVIASFSITPEREKVVAFSVPYAAIQAVVGAPKSMNIKSLKDLVGKTVISTRGTTNDLAITKQALPGTNILRFDDDATSITAVASGQGDIFATAPPLLKAINKKSPGKNMESKILLSTAMLGIGLDKKSTELKAWVDNWVRANLKNGKLNGIYEKYHGSPLPENVLSAGK from the coding sequence ATGAATGTGAATAAAACAGGTATAAAAAAAGCGGTATCCCGCGCATTGGGGTTCGGTGTCATGGCAGGCTTGCTGGGACTGGCGAGCGTGTCGGCGCAGGCCAACGACTTGAGCACGGTCAAGGCCAACAAAGTGATTCGTATTGCGATCGACCTGGGCGCGCCGCCGTTCGGCACCAAGGATGCCACGCTCAAGCCGATAGGCTCCGACGTCGAGACCGCCGAGCTGCTGGCCAAAGACCTGGGTGTAAAGCTCGAAATCGTTCCCACCACTGGCGCCAATCGTGTTCCGTTCCTGTTGACCAACAAAGCCGACCTGGTGATAGCGAGCTTCTCGATTACTCCCGAGCGTGAAAAAGTAGTGGCGTTTTCCGTGCCCTACGCCGCCATCCAGGCCGTGGTGGGCGCCCCGAAAAGCATGAATATCAAGTCGCTGAAAGATCTGGTTGGCAAGACCGTCATTTCGACCCGCGGCACGACCAACGATCTGGCCATTACCAAGCAGGCCTTGCCCGGAACCAATATTTTGCGCTTCGATGACGACGCGACTTCGATTACGGCGGTGGCCAGCGGGCAGGGCGATATTTTCGCCACCGCGCCTCCTTTGCTCAAGGCGATCAATAAAAAGTCGCCCGGCAAGAATATGGAATCCAAGATTTTGCTGTCCACGGCCATGCTGGGTATCGGCCTGGACAAGAAAAGCACCGAACTCAAAGCCTGGGTCGACAACTGGGTGCGCGCCAATCTGAAAAACGGCAAATTGAATGGTATTTACGAGAAATACCATGGCTCTCCTTTGCCCGAAAATGTGTTGAGCGCCGGCAAGTAA
- a CDS encoding amino acid ABC transporter ATP-binding protein, translating to MSPIVELKNVHKRFGDQHVLKGISLSVHKGEIVAVIGQSGSGKSTALRCMDRLEKIDEGEITVCGHELTGDRVDLGGLRQDVGIVFQSYNLFPHLTVLQNITLALIHVKKLSRHKAREVAHDVLVQVGLVDKIDAYPEQLSGGQQQRVAIARSLAMDPQLMLFDEVTSALDPQLTGEVLKVIEGLASKGMTMVLVTHEMAFAYKLASRVIFMHQGLVWEEGSSQILKNPATKELQDFVGNGL from the coding sequence ATGTCGCCCATAGTTGAGTTGAAGAATGTGCACAAGCGATTTGGCGATCAGCACGTTCTCAAGGGGATATCGCTGTCTGTCCACAAAGGCGAGATTGTTGCCGTGATCGGCCAGAGCGGGTCGGGGAAAAGCACGGCATTGCGCTGCATGGACCGGCTGGAAAAAATAGACGAAGGTGAAATTACCGTATGCGGCCATGAGCTGACCGGTGATCGTGTCGACCTGGGCGGCCTGCGCCAGGATGTGGGGATTGTGTTCCAGAGCTACAACCTGTTTCCGCATCTGACGGTGCTGCAAAACATCACTCTGGCTCTGATCCATGTCAAGAAACTGTCCCGGCACAAGGCCCGCGAGGTGGCCCATGACGTGCTGGTGCAAGTAGGCCTGGTCGACAAGATTGACGCGTATCCGGAGCAATTATCGGGTGGGCAGCAGCAGCGGGTGGCTATTGCCCGTTCCCTGGCCATGGATCCCCAGCTCATGTTGTTCGATGAAGTGACCTCGGCCCTGGATCCCCAACTGACCGGCGAGGTGCTCAAGGTAATCGAAGGGCTGGCCAGCAAAGGCATGACCATGGTTCTGGTGACGCACGAGATGGCGTTTGCCTATAAATTGGCCAGTCGTGTCATTTTCATGCACCAGGGGCTGGTTTGGGAAGAAGGCAGTAGCCAGATCCTCAAAAATCCGGCAACCAAGGAATTGCAGGATTTCGTGGGCAATGGTTTGTAG